Proteins found in one Labrenzia sp. VG12 genomic segment:
- a CDS encoding LacI family DNA-binding transcriptional regulator produces MTKIDENNQPTVTADDVAEAAGVSRWTVNRAFKKDASISNKAREKVINAANALGYVPDLLASSLASDRSNLVALLVDDFANPHKLVMLERLTRALRKNGWDSLLVNTLDPDDTSAALLTASQRRVDAAVLIGSGFDDKALETALGARRVKKLVVFARISENPNTVSICCDDRAAMSEIADHVIGQGYRRPLFVAGPQLQSAHLMRKETFLNCWEIARGARPDVISPNSYDPELAYQSVTDHFRSLPVSDRPDILVCENDAIAIGAYDALRHEFGVSIPQEIAITGFDDVPQAASPHYNITTYRQPISAMAEGLISILKGTDTEHDLSKFTGKLVVRGSA; encoded by the coding sequence ATGACCAAGATCGACGAGAATAATCAGCCAACCGTGACTGCTGACGATGTTGCCGAAGCTGCAGGAGTATCGCGGTGGACCGTGAACCGAGCTTTCAAGAAAGACGCCTCCATCTCAAACAAGGCGCGCGAGAAGGTCATAAACGCTGCAAATGCACTTGGTTACGTCCCGGACCTTCTTGCATCCAGCCTTGCTTCTGATCGCAGTAACCTTGTCGCCCTGCTCGTCGATGACTTCGCTAACCCCCACAAGCTTGTCATGCTGGAGAGGCTGACCAGAGCCCTTCGGAAAAACGGCTGGGATTCGCTTTTGGTGAATACGCTGGATCCGGATGACACTTCCGCAGCGCTCCTCACCGCAAGCCAACGGCGCGTTGATGCTGCCGTGCTGATTGGCAGCGGCTTCGATGACAAGGCGCTTGAAACCGCGCTGGGTGCGCGCCGTGTAAAGAAGCTTGTCGTTTTCGCCCGCATCTCGGAAAATCCGAACACAGTATCCATCTGCTGTGACGATCGGGCAGCCATGTCGGAAATCGCTGATCACGTCATTGGACAGGGATATCGGCGCCCCCTGTTTGTCGCCGGACCGCAATTGCAATCAGCACATCTGATGCGCAAGGAAACGTTTCTGAATTGCTGGGAAATCGCCAGGGGTGCGCGCCCGGATGTCATTTCGCCTAACAGCTATGACCCGGAGCTGGCCTATCAATCTGTCACCGACCATTTCAGATCGTTGCCTGTCTCTGACCGACCGGATATCCTTGTTTGTGAAAACGATGCCATCGCCATCGGGGCCTATGACGCTTTGCGACACGAATTTGGTGTCAGCATTCCGCAGGAAATTGCGATCACCGGCTTTGACGACGTACCGCAGGCTGCAAGTCCTCATTACAACATCACGACCTATCGCCAACCGATATCGGCAATGGCCGAAGGCCTGATCAGTATTCTGAAAGGGACCGACACAGAACATGATCTCAGTAAGTTTACTGGCAAGCTGGTCGTCAGAGGCAGCGCGTAG
- the iolC gene encoding 5-dehydro-2-deoxygluconokinase has product MSETLDLITIGRSSVDLYGAQVGGRLEDMASFNKYIGGSPTNIACGTARLGLKSGLITRVGDEHMGRFIREQLQKEGVETRGVSTDPDRLTALVLLGIRDQEQFPLIFYRENCADMALTEDDIDPAFIASAKSVVATGTHLSHPQTEAAVLKALRLARDNGSKTALDIDYRPNLWGLSGHGDGENRFIASEKVTAKLQSTLHLFDLIVGTEEEFHIAGGSTDTVEALRNVRNVSKATLVCKRGPMGAVAFEEDIPDSLDQGVSGPGFPIEVFNVLGAGDGFMSGLLKGWITGEDWVTALTYANACGAFAVSRHGCTPAYPSWEELQFFLKRGVRDQALRKDPELEQLHWSTNRKGDWSTMRVFAFDHRLQLEEMEGFSLQKGARFKELCLEAALQVQSGETGYGVLCDNRIGRSALHKASGSGLWIGRPTEWPGSRPLELEPELGADFGGLDEWPSDNVVKVLCFCHPNDTDMVKQQQEETVRRLFCSARRNGLEFLLEVIPSKVGPLSDDTVADLIRQFYGAGIYPDWWKLEPMASEAAWSATVAAIEEFDQHTRGIVVLGLDAPEWELSASFKIAARYDLVKGFAVGRTIFGDAARAWMKGEMSDHVAVAHMAARYTRLCEIWDHARSEARLNSPEGTPA; this is encoded by the coding sequence ATGTCTGAGACCCTGGACCTGATCACGATCGGCCGCTCGTCGGTTGATCTCTATGGCGCGCAGGTGGGCGGCCGGCTGGAGGACATGGCCAGCTTCAACAAGTATATCGGGGGCTCCCCCACCAACATTGCCTGCGGCACGGCTCGTCTTGGTCTTAAATCCGGCCTGATCACGCGTGTCGGCGACGAACATATGGGCCGTTTCATCCGAGAACAACTGCAAAAGGAAGGCGTTGAAACGCGCGGTGTGAGCACGGACCCAGACCGTTTGACCGCGCTGGTTCTCCTTGGTATCCGCGACCAGGAGCAATTCCCGCTGATCTTCTATCGCGAGAACTGTGCGGACATGGCACTCACCGAAGATGACATTGACCCGGCTTTCATTGCCTCGGCAAAGTCGGTGGTAGCCACGGGAACGCATCTCAGCCATCCGCAAACGGAAGCGGCTGTCCTGAAGGCGCTGCGGCTGGCCCGCGACAATGGCAGCAAGACGGCGCTCGACATCGACTACAGGCCCAATCTCTGGGGCCTGTCCGGCCACGGCGACGGCGAGAACCGTTTTATCGCCTCCGAGAAGGTGACGGCCAAGCTGCAGTCGACCCTGCATCTGTTTGATCTGATCGTCGGCACCGAAGAAGAGTTCCACATCGCTGGCGGCAGCACCGACACGGTCGAGGCGCTGCGAAATGTCCGGAATGTCTCAAAGGCCACTCTCGTCTGCAAACGGGGCCCGATGGGTGCTGTCGCGTTCGAGGAAGACATTCCGGACAGCCTTGACCAGGGTGTCTCCGGTCCGGGGTTTCCGATCGAGGTCTTCAACGTGCTTGGTGCAGGTGACGGCTTCATGTCCGGCCTGCTGAAGGGCTGGATCACAGGCGAGGACTGGGTCACAGCGCTCACCTATGCCAATGCTTGTGGGGCTTTTGCTGTATCACGTCATGGCTGTACCCCTGCCTATCCGAGCTGGGAAGAACTGCAGTTCTTCCTGAAGCGCGGTGTAAGGGACCAGGCGCTCCGCAAGGATCCTGAGCTGGAGCAACTCCATTGGTCAACCAATCGGAAGGGTGACTGGTCGACCATGCGGGTTTTCGCCTTTGACCATCGACTTCAGCTGGAAGAGATGGAAGGTTTCTCGCTTCAAAAGGGAGCTCGTTTCAAGGAATTGTGTCTTGAGGCAGCCCTGCAGGTGCAATCTGGAGAAACGGGCTATGGGGTGTTGTGTGACAACCGCATCGGCCGATCCGCACTACACAAGGCCTCCGGTTCCGGCTTGTGGATCGGGCGCCCCACCGAATGGCCGGGGTCGCGTCCCCTGGAACTTGAACCGGAGCTGGGTGCGGACTTTGGCGGTCTTGACGAGTGGCCAAGTGACAATGTGGTCAAGGTCTTGTGTTTTTGTCATCCGAATGACACCGATATGGTTAAACAGCAGCAGGAAGAAACCGTTCGGCGCCTTTTTTGTTCAGCGCGGCGCAACGGACTGGAATTCCTTCTGGAGGTCATTCCCTCGAAAGTTGGTCCGCTAAGCGACGATACGGTTGCCGACCTGATCCGGCAATTCTACGGAGCGGGTATTTATCCGGACTGGTGGAAACTGGAACCGATGGCCAGCGAAGCGGCCTGGTCGGCGACGGTTGCTGCGATCGAGGAGTTTGACCAGCATACGCGCGGTATTGTCGTGCTGGGTCTGGATGCCCCGGAATGGGAATTATCCGCAAGTTTCAAGATTGCTGCACGTTATGACCTGGTCAAGGGGTTTGCCGTTGGACGCACGATTTTCGGAGACGCCGCACGGGCATGGATGAAAGGTGAAATGAGCGATCACGTCGCGGTTGCGCACATGGCCGCCCGTTACACGCGACTTTGCGAGATCTGGGACCACGCACGGTCTGAAGCCCGATTGAATTCTCCTGAAGGAACCCCTGCATGA
- the iolD gene encoding 3D-(3,5/4)-trihydroxycyclohexane-1,2-dione acylhydrolase (decyclizing): MSTLRLTAAQAMVRYLSAQMTEDGERFIDGIWAIFGHGNVAGLGEALEQAGNALPTWRGQNEQTMAHTAIAYAKAKKRTRAMAVTSSIGPGATNMVTAAALAHVNRLPLLLIPGDVFANRAPDPVLQQVEDFDDGTVSANDCFRPVSRYFDRISRPEHLLTALPRAFRVMTDPAQCGPVTLSFCQDTQAEAFDYPASFFEPKVWRIRRPEPDTRDIAEVAALIKGAKRPVLVCGGGVVYSRAEETLGAFATTHGIPVIETQAGKSALAQAHPMNFGAAGVDGAASANALAEAADLVIGVGTRFQDFTTGSWALFKEPGRKLVSINVQGYDADKHGAVGVVGDAKVSLEKLSAALGDHKSGAFDPEARLDWLAKVDAHCSARTDVPEGYLPLDAEVIGAVQRTSTDKTIAMCAAGTMPGALKLLWQAPQGGYHMEYGFSCMGYEIAGAIGVKLAQPERDVVCFVGDGSYMMANSELATAVMRQVPFTVVLTDNRGFGCINRLQMGTGGEQFNNLYKDCNVETQPEIDFVAHAAAMGAHAVKAKDIADLEAQILSAKDRSIPTVIVIDTDPMHGPGEAGGGHWWDVAVPEVSARAEVNKAREGYVAALKQQSLVE; encoded by the coding sequence ATGAGCACCCTTCGACTGACCGCGGCCCAGGCGATGGTCCGCTACCTGTCGGCGCAAATGACCGAAGACGGCGAGCGCTTCATTGACGGGATCTGGGCGATCTTCGGCCACGGCAATGTCGCCGGTCTGGGCGAAGCGCTGGAGCAGGCCGGCAATGCCCTGCCGACCTGGCGCGGCCAGAACGAGCAGACCATGGCCCACACGGCGATTGCCTACGCCAAGGCGAAGAAGCGCACCCGTGCCATGGCGGTGACCTCCTCCATCGGGCCGGGCGCAACCAACATGGTCACGGCTGCGGCCCTTGCCCATGTGAACCGTCTGCCACTGCTGCTGATCCCGGGCGATGTCTTTGCAAACCGCGCCCCCGATCCCGTCCTGCAGCAGGTCGAGGATTTCGACGACGGAACGGTATCGGCCAATGACTGCTTCCGGCCGGTCTCGCGGTACTTCGACAGGATCAGCCGCCCGGAACATTTGCTCACCGCGCTGCCCCGCGCCTTTCGCGTGATGACCGATCCGGCGCAGTGCGGCCCGGTGACCCTGTCCTTCTGCCAGGACACCCAGGCCGAGGCCTTCGACTATCCAGCCAGTTTCTTCGAACCGAAGGTCTGGCGTATCCGCCGGCCCGAGCCGGACACACGCGACATTGCCGAGGTCGCCGCGCTGATCAAGGGAGCCAAGCGGCCCGTCCTCGTCTGCGGCGGGGGTGTTGTCTATTCCCGGGCCGAAGAGACCCTGGGCGCTTTCGCTACCACCCACGGCATTCCGGTGATCGAGACCCAGGCCGGCAAGTCGGCCCTCGCCCAGGCGCATCCGATGAACTTTGGTGCTGCCGGTGTCGATGGTGCGGCAAGCGCCAACGCGCTCGCCGAAGCCGCCGATCTCGTGATTGGCGTCGGCACCCGATTCCAGGACTTCACCACCGGGTCCTGGGCGCTGTTCAAGGAGCCGGGCCGCAAGCTCGTCTCCATCAACGTGCAGGGCTATGACGCGGACAAGCACGGTGCCGTCGGTGTAGTCGGCGACGCCAAAGTGTCGCTGGAAAAGCTGTCGGCCGCCCTCGGCGATCACAAGTCTGGCGCGTTCGATCCTGAAGCCCGCCTCGACTGGCTGGCCAAGGTGGATGCCCATTGCAGCGCCCGCACGGATGTTCCGGAGGGGTATCTGCCTCTCGATGCAGAAGTGATTGGAGCCGTCCAGCGGACCTCGACCGACAAGACCATCGCCATGTGTGCGGCAGGCACCATGCCCGGCGCGCTGAAGCTTCTGTGGCAGGCCCCGCAGGGCGGCTATCACATGGAATACGGCTTTTCCTGCATGGGATACGAGATTGCCGGCGCCATCGGTGTGAAGCTCGCCCAGCCGGAGCGGGATGTGGTCTGCTTTGTCGGCGACGGCTCCTACATGATGGCCAACTCGGAACTTGCCACCGCCGTCATGCGGCAGGTGCCGTTCACGGTGGTCCTGACCGACAACCGCGGCTTTGGCTGCATCAACCGGCTGCAGATGGGCACCGGCGGAGAACAGTTCAACAACCTCTACAAGGACTGCAATGTCGAGACCCAGCCGGAGATCGACTTCGTTGCCCATGCCGCCGCCATGGGCGCTCATGCGGTCAAGGCAAAGGACATTGCCGACCTGGAAGCCCAGATCCTCAGCGCGAAAGACAGATCCATCCCGACCGTGATCGTGATCGACACGGACCCGATGCACGGGCCCGGCGAAGCCGGTGGCGGCCACTGGTGGGACGTGGCAGTTCCCGAAGTCTCCGCTCGCGCGGAAGTCAACAAGGCCCGCGAGGGCTATGTCGCAGCGCTGAAACAGCAAAGCCTTGTGGAGTGA
- a CDS encoding ATP-binding cassette domain-containing protein, translating into MSQPIIHMENIEKHFGNVIALAGVSFDVMPGECHCLLGDNGAGKSTFIKTMSGVHKPSSGEILLDGKPMSFNSPRDAMEAGIATVFQDLAMIPLMSVTRNFFMGREPTKGSYLLKRYDARRANEITMEEMRKMGINLRAPDQAVGTLSGGERQTVAIARAVYFGARVLILDEPTSALGVRQTSNVLATIDKVRDHGVGVVFISHNVRHAMAVGDRFTVLNRGKTLGTATRGEISPEELQDLMAGGQEMAELESSLGGTI; encoded by the coding sequence ATGTCCCAGCCAATCATCCATATGGAAAACATTGAGAAGCACTTCGGCAACGTGATCGCTCTGGCGGGGGTAAGTTTCGATGTCATGCCAGGTGAATGTCATTGCCTGCTCGGCGACAACGGCGCCGGCAAGTCGACGTTCATCAAGACGATGTCCGGTGTGCACAAGCCCAGCTCAGGTGAAATCCTGCTCGACGGCAAGCCCATGTCTTTCAACAGTCCAAGGGATGCCATGGAGGCCGGCATCGCTACCGTCTTTCAGGACCTTGCGATGATCCCCCTGATGTCAGTGACACGAAACTTCTTCATGGGACGTGAACCCACCAAAGGCAGTTATCTGCTCAAGCGATATGATGCCAGGCGCGCCAACGAGATTACGATGGAAGAAATGCGCAAGATGGGCATCAACCTGCGCGCACCGGACCAGGCGGTCGGCACGTTGTCAGGTGGTGAACGTCAGACCGTGGCGATTGCGCGCGCTGTCTATTTTGGTGCGCGCGTGCTGATCCTTGACGAGCCGACATCTGCGCTTGGCGTGCGTCAGACGTCCAATGTACTGGCCACAATAGACAAGGTGCGTGACCACGGTGTCGGCGTTGTCTTCATCAGCCACAACGTGCGCCATGCAATGGCGGTTGGCGACAGGTTCACGGTGCTCAATCGGGGCAAGACATTGGGGACGGCTACACGTGGTGAAATATCACCCGAAGAACTGCAGGACTTGATGGCTGGCGGCCAGGAAATGGCGGAGCTGGAAAGCTCCCTCGGCGGAACGATCTAG
- a CDS encoding ABC transporter permease: protein MSTEADRLADERIKKESFTAKVMKRPELGAIAGLVLVSVFFLLTADKAMFTLAGFMNFMTPAAQLGILAIGASLLMIGGEFDLSIGSMVAFAGLFFAACTVTMGLPLVIAIPATFVFAALVGSINGAIVIRSGLPSFIVTLAFLFILRGLSLVGLKLATGGSTQLRGVRDAVEGDFLAPFFSGEAFKGLFEYLAATGWIETFKNGTPKVPGIPVEILWFVVIALLATYILLKTPAGNWIFAAGGDRMAASNSGVPVNKVKISLFMVTACCAALVAIITVMDAGSTDARRGFQKEFEAIIAAVIGGCLLTGGYGSAIGAFFGSIIFGMVVIGLTYTDFDQDWFQVFLGGMLLLAVLFNNAIRKRVTGER from the coding sequence GTGAGCACCGAAGCAGATCGTTTAGCCGACGAAAGAATCAAAAAGGAATCCTTTACCGCCAAGGTGATGAAGCGGCCTGAGCTCGGTGCCATTGCCGGTCTGGTGCTTGTGTCGGTCTTCTTCCTGTTAACAGCAGACAAGGCCATGTTCACGCTGGCGGGATTCATGAATTTCATGACACCGGCTGCACAGCTCGGCATTCTGGCAATTGGTGCGTCCCTTTTGATGATTGGTGGGGAGTTCGATCTCTCGATCGGCTCAATGGTTGCGTTCGCAGGTCTGTTTTTTGCCGCATGTACAGTGACAATGGGCCTGCCGTTGGTGATTGCAATTCCAGCCACGTTTGTCTTTGCAGCGCTTGTGGGGTCCATCAATGGTGCCATAGTCATCCGGTCAGGACTGCCTTCGTTTATTGTGACCCTGGCGTTTCTCTTTATCCTGCGCGGTCTGTCTCTTGTTGGCCTGAAACTGGCGACAGGAGGGTCGACCCAGTTGCGCGGCGTGCGGGACGCTGTGGAAGGTGATTTCCTGGCGCCGTTCTTTTCCGGTGAAGCATTCAAAGGGCTTTTTGAGTATCTCGCCGCCACCGGCTGGATCGAAACCTTCAAGAATGGAACGCCGAAGGTTCCAGGTATCCCGGTTGAAATCCTCTGGTTCGTGGTGATCGCACTCCTGGCCACCTACATCCTTTTGAAAACGCCTGCGGGAAACTGGATCTTCGCTGCAGGCGGCGATCGCATGGCCGCGTCGAATTCGGGCGTGCCTGTCAACAAGGTCAAGATATCGCTGTTCATGGTGACAGCCTGCTGCGCAGCACTTGTCGCCATCATCACCGTTATGGATGCGGGGTCGACCGATGCGCGTCGCGGCTTCCAGAAGGAGTTCGAGGCCATCATCGCAGCCGTGATTGGTGGTTGCCTGCTGACGGGTGGATATGGGTCCGCAATTGGTGCGTTTTTCGGTTCGATCATCTTTGGAATGGTCGTGATCGGCCTCACCTACACCGATTTCGATCAGGACTGGTTTCAGGTCTTCCTGGGCGGGATGCTCCTTTTGGCTGTTCTGTTCAATAACGCCATCCGCAAGCGTGTCACGGGGGAGCGCTGA
- the iolG gene encoding inositol 2-dehydrogenase encodes MLRIGLLGAGRIAGVHATAISGNPGSTLAAVSDHFPENAKKLAAQYGSVARSTEDILSDRSIDAVLIATSTDTHSDLIEAATAVGKAVLCEKPVDLSLERARSCREAVSKTGMPVMIGFNRRFDPNFGALKAALDANEIGKAELLSITSFDPAPPPVAYIKVSGGLFRDMMIHDFDMANFIMGEPPVSIMAVGSSVVDREIGEAGDVDTAAVTMTYADGRIAVIKNSRRAVYGYDQRLELLGSEGLLQAQNMLENSVVKSTTSGVTGAKPTYFFLERYMTSYAAEWGAFVDAFAGGGTLPVTLDDGIAALAMAEAATRSVQSGQPVRVEDV; translated from the coding sequence ATGCTCAGAATTGGACTACTCGGCGCAGGCCGGATCGCCGGTGTTCATGCGACCGCAATATCGGGCAATCCGGGCAGCACACTGGCAGCCGTATCCGACCATTTTCCCGAAAACGCAAAGAAACTGGCAGCTCAATACGGCTCAGTCGCGCGTTCGACAGAAGACATCCTGTCCGATCGGAGCATCGATGCGGTGCTGATCGCAACATCGACCGACACTCACTCCGATTTGATTGAGGCGGCAACGGCTGTGGGCAAGGCTGTTCTCTGTGAGAAACCAGTCGATCTGAGCCTGGAACGTGCGCGTTCCTGTCGTGAGGCCGTTTCGAAAACGGGAATGCCGGTAATGATCGGCTTCAACAGGCGGTTTGACCCGAATTTTGGTGCGTTGAAAGCGGCTCTGGACGCAAATGAAATCGGCAAGGCGGAACTGCTCTCAATCACATCCTTCGATCCTGCTCCGCCGCCTGTTGCCTATATCAAGGTTTCTGGCGGTCTCTTCCGGGACATGATGATCCATGACTTCGACATGGCAAACTTCATCATGGGCGAGCCGCCGGTTTCGATCATGGCGGTCGGGTCGTCCGTGGTGGACCGGGAAATCGGGGAGGCTGGAGATGTAGACACCGCTGCCGTAACAATGACCTATGCGGACGGTCGTATCGCCGTAATCAAAAACTCGAGGCGCGCCGTTTACGGTTACGATCAACGGCTCGAACTCCTTGGGTCTGAAGGGTTGTTGCAGGCACAGAACATGCTGGAGAATTCGGTGGTCAAGTCGACCACGTCCGGCGTGACCGGTGCCAAGCCCACCTATTTCTTCCTTGAGCGCTACATGACGTCCTATGCCGCTGAATGGGGCGCGTTCGTGGACGCTTTTGCTGGTGGCGGCACACTTCCGGTTACGCTCGACGATGGCATTGCAGCTCTTGCTATGGCGGAAGCGGCAACCCGTTCAGTACAGAGCGGTCAGCCTGTGAGGGTTGAAGATGTCTGA
- a CDS encoding TIM barrel protein has product MSGQFALAACAEMLWCDKPIEWRVLRLKEMGFGVGLWNWPAHDLAELEKTGATFTIMNGYLDGRLADDDGADILLASARETARIGKRLGVQRLNLHGTGLGEGGIPIWQHDIVPGAMWLKARDTLHRICDLAEEEGVVFTLENLNLLDHPGCPFGSTGDVLALVSSVDRPQLRINLDLYHTQLGDGDVIRWCQKCLPWIGEIQVADNPGRCEPGTGEMNYARIATALFEMGYSGPVGMEAFAAGDPEAALAAFKTAFTL; this is encoded by the coding sequence ATGTCGGGGCAATTTGCTCTCGCCGCTTGTGCGGAAATGCTTTGGTGCGACAAGCCCATCGAATGGCGCGTTCTGCGTCTTAAGGAAATGGGATTCGGAGTAGGGCTCTGGAACTGGCCCGCTCACGACCTGGCGGAGCTGGAAAAGACCGGCGCAACCTTCACCATCATGAACGGGTACCTCGACGGCCGTCTGGCCGATGACGACGGGGCAGACATCCTTCTTGCGTCCGCAAGGGAAACGGCTCGGATTGGAAAACGCCTTGGAGTTCAGCGTCTCAACCTCCATGGCACGGGTCTGGGGGAGGGGGGTATCCCGATCTGGCAACATGACATTGTACCGGGCGCGATGTGGCTCAAGGCGCGTGACACGCTCCATCGCATCTGCGATCTCGCGGAGGAGGAAGGTGTGGTTTTCACGCTCGAAAATCTCAATCTGCTGGATCATCCGGGCTGTCCGTTCGGCTCGACCGGTGATGTGCTCGCCCTGGTCTCTTCGGTCGATCGCCCGCAGTTGAGGATCAATCTTGATCTCTATCACACGCAACTGGGTGACGGTGATGTCATCCGATGGTGTCAGAAGTGTCTGCCCTGGATCGGAGAAATTCAGGTCGCCGACAATCCCGGCCGGTGCGAGCCGGGCACCGGTGAAATGAACTATGCCCGCATCGCAACCGCGCTGTTTGAAATGGGATACAGCGGCCCCGTCGGGATGGAAGCGTTCGCAGCAGGAGATCCCGAAGCAGCGCTTGCTGCATTCAAGACCGCATTTACCCTTTAA
- a CDS encoding sugar phosphate isomerase/epimerase produces MKLGFVSDSLGSLSLNEMLDNAARLGVSGVEVNTCGWSTAPHFRLLEMLNSASARKAFRKVFDDRGLEIIALNANGNPLHPTDASQREGLKNTIRVAGELGIKTVCAMSGLPAGNAQDSMPNWVVSSWPPETQEILRFQWEEKLFPFWSDIAALAVENGVERIALELHGNQCVYNVPSLKKLRDEIGSLIGANLDPSHLFWMGADPLLAAEALGEAIYHVHAKDTLLNAPVQATTGLLENGSLMDIPARSWSYITLGFGHGEEWWRQFCYRLKMAGYDGWISIEHEDVLLNALEGLEKSVSLLQGVVPSAASDYRPQEI; encoded by the coding sequence ATGAAGTTGGGTTTTGTGTCGGACAGTCTCGGGTCCCTGAGCCTGAACGAGATGCTCGACAACGCGGCGCGCCTTGGGGTGAGTGGTGTGGAAGTGAATACGTGTGGCTGGTCGACCGCACCGCATTTCAGGCTGCTCGAAATGCTGAACAGTGCTTCGGCACGCAAGGCTTTCCGGAAGGTCTTTGACGATCGTGGGCTTGAGATCATCGCGCTCAATGCAAATGGGAACCCGTTGCATCCGACGGACGCGTCTCAACGGGAGGGATTGAAAAACACCATACGGGTCGCTGGGGAGCTGGGTATCAAGACTGTCTGTGCAATGTCCGGATTACCGGCGGGAAATGCGCAAGATTCCATGCCAAACTGGGTTGTTTCCTCATGGCCCCCGGAAACGCAGGAAATACTCCGATTTCAATGGGAAGAAAAACTCTTTCCGTTCTGGAGTGACATTGCCGCGCTTGCTGTTGAAAACGGTGTCGAGCGGATCGCCCTTGAGCTTCACGGCAATCAATGCGTCTACAATGTCCCTTCCTTGAAGAAACTGCGTGATGAGATCGGTTCCCTGATCGGGGCGAATCTTGATCCCTCTCATCTCTTCTGGATGGGGGCTGACCCGCTTCTGGCCGCAGAAGCGCTTGGCGAGGCGATTTACCATGTCCATGCCAAGGACACACTCTTGAACGCTCCCGTTCAGGCGACAACGGGCCTTCTGGAAAACGGTTCCTTGATGGATATTCCCGCGCGAAGCTGGTCCTACATCACCCTGGGCTTCGGTCACGGCGAGGAATGGTGGCGGCAGTTTTGCTATCGTCTGAAAATGGCAGGCTACGACGGCTGGATTTCGATTGAGCATGAAGACGTGTTACTCAACGCCTTGGAAGGGCTGGAGAAATCCGTTTCCTTGTTGCAAGGTGTAGTGCCGTCGGCTGCTTCCGACTACAGGCCGCAGGAAATCTGA
- a CDS encoding sugar ABC transporter substrate-binding protein yields MKKLLATLATSAAAIVVAGAAFAADIIVVAHGQANDPFWSVVKNGVEKGGKDSGANVEFRSPETFDMVAMSQLIDAAVNQQPDGIVVSIPDADALGPSIERAVAAGIPVISMNSGSDVSKGLGALLHVGQDEYDAGKAAGAKLAEMGGKKAICVNQEVGNVSLDLRCEGFSEGFGGAVTVLPTTNDPAEIESKVSAALASDPDVDTVMALGASTAGEPSVAAAKSSGRDVKVASFDLSASFLQSIVDGDAAFAIDQQQFLQGYLPVVFLSLNADFGLVPGGNVPSGPNLITGEKASQVIELSAQGIR; encoded by the coding sequence ATGAAAAAACTTTTGGCAACGCTCGCGACCTCGGCAGCCGCAATCGTGGTTGCTGGTGCGGCATTCGCTGCGGATATCATTGTGGTGGCGCATGGCCAGGCAAACGATCCGTTCTGGTCTGTGGTCAAAAACGGCGTCGAAAAAGGCGGCAAGGATTCAGGGGCGAATGTCGAGTTTCGGTCACCGGAAACCTTCGACATGGTCGCCATGTCTCAACTGATTGATGCCGCGGTAAATCAGCAGCCGGACGGGATCGTGGTGTCCATTCCCGACGCCGATGCACTGGGCCCGTCAATCGAGCGCGCCGTCGCTGCCGGCATTCCGGTTATTTCAATGAACTCCGGTTCGGACGTGTCCAAGGGGCTTGGCGCCTTGCTTCATGTCGGCCAGGATGAATACGACGCAGGCAAGGCTGCCGGCGCCAAATTGGCTGAAATGGGCGGCAAAAAAGCCATCTGTGTCAACCAGGAGGTCGGAAACGTATCGCTTGATCTTCGTTGCGAAGGTTTTAGCGAGGGCTTTGGTGGAGCGGTGACCGTTTTGCCGACAACCAACGATCCAGCCGAAATCGAATCGAAAGTCTCCGCCGCTCTGGCATCCGACCCTGACGTCGACACCGTGATGGCATTGGGCGCTTCGACGGCTGGTGAGCCCTCGGTTGCTGCGGCCAAGAGCTCCGGCCGTGACGTCAAGGTCGCTTCATTCGACCTGTCTGCAAGCTTCCTGCAGTCCATTGTCGATGGCGATGCGGCGTTCGCGATTGATCAGCAGCAATTCCTGCAGGGCTACCTTCCGGTCGTGTTCCTGTCACTCAACGCTGACTTCGGGCTTGTTCCGGGTGGCAACGTACCTTCCGGTCCGAATCTGATCACTGGTGAGAAAGCGTCTCAAGTCATCGAGTTGTCTGCACAGGGCATTCGCTAA